A window from Chitinophagales bacterium encodes these proteins:
- the gldE gene encoding gliding motility-associated protein GldE has translation MDGDSYPPPFLLLTILSGAAAKLLSADVLFENIVILILVSISALMSASEVAFFSLTKPELDSLRNSDNKNENRVAQLMGQPRYLLSTILISNNLVNIGVVVLSYFITKQVLNFSDVQIGLFTISGGALEFLFNIVVVTFILVLFGEATPKVYATYNKFAIVRFTAPLFIFLLKVYRPINWLLIGSTQVLEKRLKKHNAEIDIEEINKAIEITVENENTTESKEDARILKGVVQLGNITVKQVMRPRMEIAAIDDALNFKEMIEQVKDKGYSRMPVYHESMDNVVGVLYIKDLLEHLNQSADFGWQKLLREPLFVPETKHIDDLLREIQENRKHLAVVVDEFGGTKGIVTLEDIVEEVVGDIKDEFDEADPESSIRKIAEGVFVMEGKTWITDITAALELNEDFFDEVKGEAETAGGLVLEILGRIPASGETAAYKTLKITVIKVENNRVSEVKIETE, from the coding sequence TTGGACGGAGACAGTTATCCCCCGCCCTTCTTACTACTCACAATTTTATCGGGAGCTGCTGCTAAGTTATTATCGGCAGATGTTCTTTTTGAGAATATTGTTATACTGATTTTAGTTTCCATTTCGGCATTGATGTCGGCATCGGAAGTGGCGTTTTTTTCGCTTACCAAACCAGAACTCGACAGTTTGCGCAACAGCGATAACAAAAACGAAAACCGTGTGGCGCAGCTTATGGGGCAACCACGCTATTTACTTTCAACCATTTTAATAAGTAATAACTTGGTAAATATTGGAGTGGTGGTGCTTTCGTATTTTATTACCAAGCAGGTGCTCAATTTTAGCGATGTGCAAATAGGCTTGTTTACCATTTCGGGAGGGGCATTGGAGTTTTTATTCAATATAGTAGTAGTAACTTTTATTCTGGTGCTTTTTGGCGAAGCCACACCAAAGGTTTATGCCACCTACAATAAATTTGCCATAGTGCGCTTTACCGCACCGCTATTCATTTTTTTATTAAAAGTTTACCGCCCCATTAACTGGCTGCTAATTGGCTCTACTCAAGTATTAGAAAAGCGTTTGAAAAAACACAATGCCGAAATAGACATAGAAGAAATAAACAAGGCCATTGAAATTACAGTTGAAAATGAAAATACTACTGAATCTAAAGAAGATGCACGCATACTAAAAGGCGTGGTGCAACTGGGCAATATTACCGTAAAGCAAGTAATGCGGCCACGCATGGAAATTGCCGCCATAGATGATGCGCTCAACTTTAAAGAAATGATAGAGCAGGTAAAAGATAAAGGATATTCACGCATGCCTGTTTATCATGAATCTATGGACAATGTGGTGGGGGTGCTTTATATAAAAGATCTGTTGGAGCATTTAAACCAAAGCGCAGATTTTGGGTGGCAAAAATTGTTGCGAGAACCTTTGTTTGTGCCGGAAACAAAGCATATAGACGATTTGCTACGCGAAATTCAAGAAAATAGAAAACACCTTGCTGTAGTGGTTGATGAATTTGGCGGAACCAAAGGAATTGTAACTTTAGAAGACATTGTAGAAGAAGTAGTGGGCGACATAAAAGATGAATTTGATGAAGCCGATCCCGAAAGCTCCATCAGGAAAATTGCCGAAGGTGTGTTTGTAATGGAGGGCAAAACTTGGATAACGGATATTACCGCAGCATTGGAGTTGAACGAAGACTTTTTTGATGAAGTAAAAGGCGAAGCCGAAACAGCAGGCGGCTTGGTTTTGGAAATATTGGGCAGAATTCCGGCAAGTGGCGAAACCGCAGCCTACAAAACACTAAAAATTACAGTAATAAAAGTAGAAAACAACCGAGTAAGCGAAGTGAAAATTGAAACGGAATAG
- a CDS encoding single-stranded DNA-binding protein: protein MVNKVILVGNLGKDPVLKRFSETNAIAEFSLATSERYRDKEGNLQTITDWHNIRIPFARQAEVAEKYLRKGMRVYVEGKIRTREYEKDGQKRYITEVIADNFQMLDKKEDGNYGNNTPNQSVAASTSYESTNTAAAQDDDLPF, encoded by the coding sequence ATGGTTAATAAAGTTATCCTCGTAGGAAATTTAGGAAAAGACCCCGTTTTAAAACGCTTTTCAGAAACAAACGCCATTGCCGAATTTTCGTTGGCAACTAGTGAGCGCTATCGCGATAAAGAAGGTAATTTGCAAACTATTACAGACTGGCACAATATTAGAATTCCATTTGCACGCCAAGCCGAGGTAGCAGAAAAGTATCTTAGAAAAGGAATGCGCGTTTATGTAGAAGGAAAAATTAGAACACGCGAATACGAAAAAGATGGACAAAAGCGATATATTACAGAAGTAATTGCCGATAATTTCCAAATGCTCGACAAGAAGGAGGACGGTAATTATGGTAACAATACGCCTAACCAAAGTGTGGCAGCATCTACTTCGTACGAAAGTACCAATACTGCTGCAGCACAAGACGATGATTTACCGTTTTAA
- the mutY gene encoding A/G-specific adenine glycosylase, which yields MALTQKQLFFTEALLHWNQTENTRTMPWKGVRDPYCIWLSEIILQQTRVEQGLPYYQRLIAQFPTVFDLAAASEAEVMKLWQGLGYYSRARNMHHTAKKVAQEMNGKFPASYAALQALRGVGSYTAAAIASFAFHEPVAVVDGNVIRILSRFFGIATPFDTTEGKKEFALLAQQLASTKHIAAYNQAIMDFGAVICTPHQPACANCALAEKCWALRHKHTTLLPVRVKKMVKKKREMLFVIATNDNHIFLEQRTDSDIWKHLFQPPLIELPVLNSSAVQQIIAAYWGIKAIALQGEIQTYKQTLTHQQLVLHFATLQWNTEVERVFGKKFLRIPLNEIGKYAFPKTIALHLQKIGVT from the coding sequence ATGGCATTAACTCAAAAGCAGTTGTTTTTTACCGAAGCACTGCTGCATTGGAACCAAACCGAAAACACACGCACTATGCCGTGGAAAGGTGTGCGAGATCCATATTGCATTTGGTTGAGCGAAATTATCTTACAGCAAACCCGTGTAGAGCAAGGCTTACCATATTACCAAAGGTTGATTGCACAGTTTCCAACAGTGTTTGATTTGGCAGCAGCCAGCGAGGCAGAGGTAATGAAATTATGGCAAGGGTTAGGATACTATTCTCGTGCGCGAAACATGCACCACACCGCAAAGAAAGTAGCACAAGAAATGAATGGAAAGTTTCCTGCTTCGTATGCGGCATTGCAAGCGTTGAGAGGTGTGGGAAGCTATACCGCAGCTGCCATTGCTTCTTTTGCATTTCATGAGCCGGTAGCTGTGGTAGATGGAAATGTAATAAGAATACTTTCGAGGTTTTTTGGTATTGCCACTCCATTTGATACCACAGAGGGAAAAAAGGAATTTGCATTATTGGCACAGCAGCTTGCCAGTACTAAACACATTGCAGCATACAACCAGGCTATTATGGATTTTGGCGCTGTAATTTGCACGCCACACCAGCCTGCCTGCGCCAATTGTGCACTTGCCGAAAAATGTTGGGCATTGCGCCATAAGCACACTACATTGCTTCCTGTACGGGTAAAAAAGATGGTAAAGAAAAAGCGTGAAATGCTTTTTGTAATTGCCACCAACGACAATCATATTTTTTTGGAGCAACGCACCGATAGCGATATTTGGAAGCACTTATTTCAGCCACCGCTTATAGAATTGCCCGTGCTTAACAGCAGTGCCGTTCAGCAAATAATTGCAGCATATTGGGGCATTAAAGCAATAGCCTTGCAAGGCGAGATTCAAACCTATAAGCAAACCCTTACACACCAGCAATTGGTATTGCATTTTGCCACACTACAATGGAATACAGAGGTTGAACGTGTGTTTGGCAAAAAATTTCTTCGTATTCCTTTAAATGAAATTGGCAAATACGCTTTCCCAAAAACCATAGCTTTGCACTTGCAGAAAATTGGTGTAACTTAG
- a CDS encoding integration host factor subunit beta — protein MRKADIVSRVAEQTGVPKVDVLVALEAFFKEVKSSLKSGENVYVRGFGSFILKKRAKKIGRNIKKNVAVEIPEHYIPSFKPAKVFAEQIKKGTKLK, from the coding sequence ATGAGAAAAGCTGACATTGTTAGCAGAGTGGCTGAGCAAACTGGAGTGCCTAAGGTAGATGTGCTGGTTGCACTCGAAGCATTTTTTAAAGAGGTAAAGAGTTCTTTAAAAAGCGGTGAAAATGTGTATGTGCGCGGATTTGGAAGTTTTATATTGAAAAAACGTGCAAAAAAAATCGGTAGAAACATTAAGAAAAATGTTGCCGTAGAAATACCCGAACATTACATTCCTTCGTTTAAACCTGCAAAGGTTTTCGCAGAGCAAATTAAGAAGGGAACTAAGCTAAAATAG
- a CDS encoding DUF962 domain-containing protein → MAAIKEYKSFAEFYPYYLTEHARPVNRTLHFIGTALVISCFVGAFVLNKGWLLFILPFCGYGFAWVGHFIFEKNKPATFIYPLYSLGSDFVMFWHILTGKIDKKVEEAHQTLGIANKWK, encoded by the coding sequence ATGGCAGCAATAAAAGAATACAAATCGTTTGCAGAATTTTACCCGTATTATCTTACAGAGCATGCACGACCAGTGAATCGTACGCTACATTTTATAGGCACGGCATTGGTAATTAGCTGCTTTGTTGGCGCTTTTGTATTAAACAAAGGTTGGCTGCTTTTTATATTGCCATTTTGCGGATATGGTTTTGCTTGGGTTGGTCATTTTATTTTTGAAAAAAACAAACCTGCAACCTTTATTTATCCGCTATACAGTTTAGGTTCAGACTTTGTAATGTTTTGGCACATCCTTACCGGAAAAATAGATAAGAAAGTAGAAGAAGCACACCAAACGCTGGGTATAGCTAATAAATGGAAATAG
- a CDS encoding M28 family peptidase, whose product MKSTLLALLTIVASIAFAQNQVPQISGVTTSFSGTVVTFNYTLSDAENDASEIHFLVSNDNGNTFVAKAGSVSGDVGFPVQPGSKQIFWDTDTIADLSNYAFKIVADDRQVPSIQSIVDAVDSNLLHNSLQFVVGTRHYLANPTKLEAVKDSIENFYKAHGLVTYRQDFPRANYLGQNIIGTKAGLASEDSTYIIDAHFDSVDDAPGADDNGSGVVGVWEALRVLAPYNFKKTIKFIGFDFEENVGSTATWGSLQYTLSQIPAWEKILGVANFEMIGYYNNTANSQQVPAGFNLLFPNQYNQVAQDSFRGNFITNAGDASSDAFVKIYDSLSKQYVPDLKILSFTLPGNGTISPDFRRSDHQHFWDLDIPALMITDGANFRNSNYHTPTDDISTINFTFMSRVVKATVATIATLAGLQHSSVYQSSVLTNGIPQSNINCAIGVLPNPAKVKFMLNAGDCFTSNFTFSLYNVAGKLVQQLQPKTAQFNVEVAHLAKGVYFGVFEEGSNRVVKKLEIAR is encoded by the coding sequence ATGAAATCAACACTACTTGCATTATTAACCATTGTTGCATCTATTGCTTTTGCACAAAATCAAGTACCTCAAATTTCGGGAGTAACTACCTCCTTTAGCGGTACGGTTGTAACCTTCAACTATACGCTGAGCGATGCAGAAAACGATGCCAGCGAAATTCATTTCTTAGTTTCAAACGATAATGGCAATACGTTTGTGGCAAAAGCCGGAAGTGTAAGTGGCGATGTTGGTTTTCCTGTTCAACCCGGCAGCAAACAAATTTTTTGGGATACCGATACTATTGCCGATTTAAGCAACTATGCCTTTAAAATTGTAGCAGACGATAGGCAGGTACCTTCTATTCAATCTATTGTAGATGCCGTAGATAGCAACCTGCTGCACAATAGTTTGCAATTTGTAGTTGGCACACGCCATTACTTAGCCAATCCTACAAAATTAGAAGCAGTAAAAGACTCTATCGAAAATTTTTACAAGGCACATGGTTTAGTTACATACCGCCAAGATTTTCCTCGCGCAAATTACTTAGGGCAAAATATTATTGGCACCAAAGCAGGCTTAGCCAGCGAAGACAGCACCTATATTATTGATGCGCATTTCGATTCTGTAGATGATGCTCCGGGAGCAGACGACAATGGCTCCGGTGTAGTTGGCGTATGGGAAGCACTACGCGTATTAGCTCCTTACAACTTTAAGAAAACAATAAAGTTTATTGGCTTTGATTTTGAAGAAAATGTTGGCTCCACTGCCACTTGGGGAAGCCTCCAATACACACTCTCACAAATTCCTGCATGGGAAAAAATACTGGGTGTTGCCAATTTTGAAATGATTGGCTACTACAATAATACCGCCAATTCGCAGCAAGTTCCTGCAGGTTTCAACTTGCTTTTTCCTAACCAATACAATCAAGTAGCACAAGATAGTTTTAGAGGAAATTTTATTACCAATGCAGGCGATGCTTCTTCCGATGCATTTGTAAAAATTTACGATTCGCTCAGCAAACAATATGTTCCCGATTTAAAAATTCTTTCGTTCACACTTCCCGGAAACGGAACAATTTCGCCCGATTTTAGACGCAGCGACCATCAGCACTTTTGGGATTTAGATATTCCTGCACTTATGATTACCGATGGGGCTAATTTTAGAAACAGCAACTACCATACTCCAACCGATGATATTTCTACCATCAATTTTACCTTTATGAGCAGGGTTGTAAAAGCAACCGTTGCCACCATCGCCACACTCGCAGGTTTGCAGCACAGTTCTGTTTACCAAAGTTCTGTACTCACCAATGGTATCCCACAAAGCAATATCAATTGTGCTATTGGTGTATTGCCCAATCCTGCAAAGGTTAAATTTATGCTCAATGCCGGAGACTGCTTTACTTCTAATTTTACCTTCTCGCTTTACAATGTGGCAGGAAAATTAGTGCAGCAATTGCAGCCCAAAACAGCACAGTTTAATGTAGAAGTAGCACACCTTGCTAAAGGTGTTTATTTTGGTGTGTTTGAAGAAGGCTCAAATAGAGTGGTGAAGAAATTAGAGATAGCAAGATAA
- a CDS encoding T9SS type A sorting domain-containing protein, whose translation MKHCLAFLLLWCSVLHNIVANDLRSDTIDIRSYFLKLNLTDFTTKTLHAEAEIDIKSLQNNVNSIRLDLLRLTVDSIKFNGVATTFSYNDTLLHIHFPVSLQKNNAAILQVYYHGKPIQMNGDFGGFYWTNLYAFNIGVSFQEDPHSYGRVWFPCFDNFKQRSLFEFEITTKNIHRAFCNGILQSEISNGSNKIWTWKLNQAIPAYLASVTVSQYEVLYDSVQGLNGTIPIQLAARANDTAKVKQLFTNLPNALHIYEGLFGAYLWDRIGYCIVPFNAGAMEHATNISFMQYYLTALASDCEETMAHELSHHWFGNLVTCSTASDMWLNEGWARYCEKLFLEELYGDSVYQTSMRTLHEDVLHRTHIRDGDYFPVSGVPSLQTYGSTVYDKGADMIHTLRWYLGNSDFKYCIKEYINQFKWQNVNTAQMRDFLSQCSGKDLTNYFTNWIYTKGFTHFSIENLQKETETVGTQTRTRLKFTIRQKLNNAPNYFTNVPVKVSYFTSNSSNEYFTETIWVSESCTNHVSAYADTAKDITMVALDFDENLQDAISDFWFEIKDTGNYDFNVARAQLNVHHVNTETLVRIEHNWIRPEPMKTKIPGLHLSNRRYWTIDGTWAETSTTSTLEATAIFPYDGTDAGLDQSFFSASEDSLVVMYRPNSQSEWQLADSFSINIKSLASDKKGEAVVYNLRKGQYCLAIWNNALTDTTTADAACIFTSIQHVQPIADFKLYPNPASTLIELQMEPATFSRLNIVDITGRILVEQPIKQQESVLYIATQSLAKGMYFVVLDNINGTKSVKSLLLR comes from the coding sequence ATGAAGCATTGCTTAGCTTTTTTATTGCTGTGGTGCAGCGTGTTGCACAATATTGTTGCCAACGATTTGCGCAGCGATACCATTGATATCCGCTCCTATTTTCTAAAATTAAACCTCACCGATTTTACCACTAAAACATTACATGCCGAAGCTGAAATAGACATTAAATCTCTTCAAAACAATGTAAACAGTATTCGCTTAGATCTATTGCGGCTTACTGTAGATTCTATAAAATTTAATGGTGTTGCCACTACTTTTTCGTACAACGATACGCTGCTGCATATTCATTTCCCCGTTTCGCTTCAAAAAAACAATGCCGCCATTCTACAAGTATATTATCATGGAAAACCCATACAAATGAATGGCGATTTTGGAGGCTTTTACTGGACCAATCTCTATGCCTTCAATATTGGCGTAAGCTTTCAAGAAGACCCACACAGTTACGGGCGTGTATGGTTTCCCTGCTTCGATAATTTTAAACAACGCAGCTTATTTGAGTTTGAAATTACAACCAAAAATATACACAGAGCTTTTTGTAACGGCATACTGCAAAGCGAAATCAGCAATGGCTCTAATAAAATATGGACATGGAAATTAAACCAAGCGATTCCCGCATATTTGGCAAGTGTAACCGTTAGCCAATACGAAGTATTATACGATAGTGTTCAGGGTTTAAATGGCACCATACCCATTCAACTTGCAGCTCGTGCAAACGATACCGCCAAAGTAAAGCAACTGTTTACCAACCTGCCCAATGCACTTCATATTTACGAAGGCCTCTTTGGCGCTTATCTTTGGGATAGAATTGGTTATTGCATTGTACCATTCAATGCCGGAGCCATGGAGCACGCTACCAATATTAGTTTTATGCAGTATTACTTAACTGCACTAGCCTCCGATTGCGAAGAAACTATGGCACACGAACTTTCACACCATTGGTTTGGCAACTTAGTTACTTGCAGCACCGCATCAGATATGTGGCTAAACGAAGGTTGGGCGCGCTATTGCGAAAAACTCTTCTTAGAAGAACTTTATGGCGATTCTGTTTACCAAACCAGCATGCGCACCTTACACGAAGATGTGCTGCACCGCACACATATTCGCGATGGCGATTACTTTCCGGTGAGTGGGGTGCCCTCGCTGCAAACTTACGGCTCCACCGTTTACGATAAAGGTGCCGATATGATTCATACATTGCGATGGTATTTGGGCAACTCCGATTTTAAATACTGCATAAAAGAATACATCAACCAGTTTAAATGGCAGAATGTAAATACTGCACAAATGCGCGATTTTCTATCGCAATGCAGCGGCAAAGATTTAACCAACTACTTCACCAACTGGATTTATACCAAAGGCTTTACCCATTTTAGTATAGAAAACTTACAGAAAGAAACCGAAACTGTTGGTACTCAAACTCGCACCAGATTAAAATTCACCATTAGGCAGAAACTAAATAATGCACCCAACTATTTTACCAATGTGCCTGTAAAGGTTTCCTATTTTACTTCTAATAGCAGCAATGAATACTTTACCGAAACCATTTGGGTAAGCGAATCTTGTACCAACCACGTTTCTGCCTATGCAGATACTGCAAAAGATATTACCATGGTTGCGCTTGATTTTGATGAAAACCTGCAAGACGCCATTTCAGATTTTTGGTTTGAAATTAAAGATACCGGCAACTATGATTTTAATGTAGCCCGTGCACAACTCAATGTGCATCACGTAAACACCGAAACACTTGTGCGAATTGAACACAATTGGATAAGACCCGAACCCATGAAAACCAAAATTCCCGGCTTGCATTTAAGCAATAGGCGCTATTGGACCATAGATGGAACATGGGCAGAAACCTCCACCACTTCTACACTTGAGGCTACTGCTATCTTTCCCTACGATGGCACCGATGCCGGATTAGACCAATCCTTTTTTTCCGCTTCAGAGGATAGCTTGGTAGTAATGTATCGCCCCAATAGCCAAAGCGAATGGCAACTTGCAGATTCTTTCTCCATCAACATAAAAAGCCTTGCAAGCGATAAAAAAGGCGAAGCAGTGGTGTATAATTTACGCAAAGGACAATACTGCTTAGCTATCTGGAACAACGCCCTCACCGATACCACTACTGCCGATGCAGCGTGTATTTTTACATCTATACAACATGTGCAACCCATTGCCGATTTTAAACTATACCCCAATCCGGCAAGCACTTTAATTGAATTACAAATGGAGCCTGCCACTTTTAGCAGATTAAATATTGTAGATATAACCGGGCGCATACTAGTTGAGCAACCCATCAAGCAACAAGAAAGTGTGTTATATATTGCTACCCAATCGCTGGCAAAAGGCATGTACTTTGTAGTGTTAGATAATATAAATGGAACTAAAAGTGTAAAAAGCCTCTTACTTAGATAG
- a CDS encoding cytochrome C oxidase subunit IV family protein — protein MSFETPSEGHLHWNETEYKEGKASVWKTILILSAVTVVEVGIAIIYDLFVPGGNGKIFINIFMAIASVVKVWYIMGVFMHLGHETKAFKMTVLLPFLLLIWAIIAFAIEGDSWNAMRHLLNGF, from the coding sequence ATGAGTTTTGAAACTCCAAGCGAAGGACACTTACACTGGAATGAAACCGAATACAAAGAAGGAAAAGCATCGGTGTGGAAAACTATTCTTATTCTTTCGGCAGTTACCGTTGTAGAGGTAGGTATTGCTATTATCTACGATTTGTTTGTGCCGGGAGGCAATGGCAAAATCTTTATCAATATATTTATGGCAATTGCCAGCGTGGTTAAGGTTTGGTATATTATGGGTGTTTTTATGCACTTAGGACACGAAACTAAGGCGTTTAAAATGACTGTACTACTACCATTTTTACTTTTAATTTGGGCTATAATAGCTTTTGCAATTGAAGGCGACAGCTGGAATGCAATGCGACATTTGCTCAATGGGTTTTAA